CCGCTAATCGTGGATAGAACCATGCTAAACACAGAGATGATGACAAGCTCTAGCACAAATTGGGACATAATCATTGTCTTTGAAATACCAAGCGATAGGAGCACTCCGATTTCATAAACTCTCTCTCGCAACCAAAACATAAGAATCAGGGCCAGAATGATGATACTGCCGATGATGATACTAAATGTTAAGACACGAACAATCTGTTTAAAACTCGTGATAGAAGAAGAGATAGTCTCAAATGCTTTCGTATTTTTAACAAGATCTAACTTGCTCCAGTCAATAGGCGCTTTCTTAACGGCGGTCACCACTTGGTCAATGTTCTTTGGATTAGCAACATAGTAAACTGCTGATGTGACCTGATAGTCAGTTGCTTTGTAGCCTGCTAAGCGTTGACTACTTTCATAATCCAAATAAAGAGTATTTTCCGTTGCATCAGAACTTAATCCCGTTTGTTTTTCTTCTTTTTTACCAGAGAAAATCCCTGCAACTTCAACTTCTATTTCATTGCCATTTTTTGCATCACCGTCTCGTAATGATATGCCTTGCAGTTTGAATTTGTCACCGACTTTGAGATGATTTTGCGCAGCTAATTTTTCATGAATCAACACCTTGGAGCGGTCACTTTTTTGAAGATGTTTTCCTTTTTCTAACTTAAAGACACCGCTGACAAAGGTCGTTTCCAACTGAGAATTATTTGTGCCCAATGCTGCAACGAGATTGTTGAGAATAGGATTTTGATTGTCCCGCGTCACTCCTTGTCTCTTCTTGACAACTGTTTTATTTGTCAAGGTTGCCAGTGCATCGTATTTTAAGTTATGTTTTGAGATTTCTTTATTCTCTAACAATTTCTCTGCCGTTTTTAATGAAATTGGATTTTCAATATTCTTACTGGTGATAGCAAAGCCAGTATTTGAAGCATCATAAATCCTTTTTTCGATATTGTCCGTCGTTTTCATAATCGAAAAACTACTGGATAAAGCAGTGGAAATAAATGTTAGTATCAGAAAAATCAGAACAGTTT
This Streptococcus anginosus DNA region includes the following protein-coding sequences:
- a CDS encoding ABC transporter permease, translated to MQIAKQALNYISRKKVKTVLIFLILTFISTALSSSFSIMKTTDNIEKRIYDASNTGFAITSKNIENPISLKTAEKLLENKEISKHNLKYDALATLTNKTVVKKRQGVTRDNQNPILNNLVAALGTNNSQLETTFVSGVFKLEKGKHLQKSDRSKVLIHEKLAAQNHLKVGDKFKLQGISLRDGDAKNGNEIEVEVAGIFSGKKEEKQTGLSSDATENTLYLDYESSQRLAGYKATDYQVTSAVYYVANPKNIDQVVTAVKKAPIDWSKLDLVKNTKAFETISSSITSFKQIVRVLTFSIIIGSIIILALILMFWLRERVYEIGVLLSLGISKTMIMSQFVLELVIISVFSMVLSTISGSYLATMVFKGFIKKGQDGADSAALFENVVPHLDFATIGVTYGILLIIILFAVVGSSSIILHKKPKEILTDIS